Within the Actinomycetota bacterium genome, the region CGGGACGTCCCGGCCGACAAACTTCTGGCGCCGCGCGGATGGTAGCGGACCCCCGCATAGGGGTCCTGGCGCTTCAGGGGGATTTCGCCGAACACCTCGCAGTCCTGGAGTCGTGTGGCTACCGGCACTTCACGGTCCGGTCCTGCATGGACCTGGAGCAGGCGGATGCGTTGATCATCCCCGGCGGGGAGTCGACCACGATGCTGAAGCTGGTCGACCGGTACGAGCTTCGGGACGCCATGGTCAAGCGAGTGGAGTCCGGGATGCCGGTCTTCGGCACCTGCGCCGGAGCCATCGTGCTGGCCGACCGGGTTTCCGACGGAGAGCGCACGCTCGGGGTCTGGGACATGCACGTCGAGCGCAACGCCTACGGGCGGCAGGCCGAGTCGTTCGAGGCGGATATCGAGGTTTCCGGACTGGATGAGCCGGTCCGGGGTATTTTCATAAGGGCGCCCATCATCACCGGCGCGGTCGGGACCACGGTGATGGCGACCCATCGGGACCAGCCGGTGCTGGTACGAAAGGACAACCTGCTGGCGGCGACGTTTCACCCCGAGCTCGCGGGTGAGACCAGGATCCACCGCTGGTTTGTCGAGAATCTTTGCGCAGGGAAGGAGTAAGGCGTGTCGGGCCACTCGAAATGGGCAACCACCAAACACCAGAAGGCGGTCAAGGACCAGCGTAGAGGAAAGCTGTTCGCCAAGACCATCCGCATCGTTGAGGTGGCGGCCCGGGAGGGCGGCGGAAACCCCGACGCCAACCCGACCCTGGCCGATGCGATCTCTCGCGCCCGGGCCATCAGCATGCCGAGCGACACCATCGAGCGGGCCGTCAAGCGCGGCACCGGCGACCTGGAGGGTGTCAAGTACGAGACCCTGATCTACGAGGGCTACGCCCCCGGGGGAGTCGCGGTGCTGATCGAGGTGCTGACCGACAACCGCAACCGTGCGGCGGCCGACGTGCGCCGGGTGTTCACCAAGAACGGCGGAACTCTGGGCGATCCGGGCAGCGTCGCCTGGATGTTCACCAAGAAGGGCGTGGTTCTGATCCCGGTCGCAAGCGTCACCGAGGACGACCTGATGATGGCGGCCATGGAGGCCGGGGCCGACGACATCGTGCAGGACGGCGACTACTGGCAGGTGACCTGCGACCCCACCGACCTGCAGCAGCTGAAGGTGGGTCTGGCGGAGGCGGGGATCGAGCCGGAGTCGGCGAGGTTCTCCATGGAGCCCAACGTCAGCGTGCCGCTGGACAAGGACTCGGCGGACAAGGTCCTGAAGCTCATGGACGCGCTGGACGACGAGGACGACGTGCAGGAGATCTATGCCAACTTCGAGATCTCGGACGAGATCATGGCGGAGATCAACGGCTAACCCTTTCGCTTCAGCGCTGCCTTGATGATCGGCACCACCTCAGTCGGGTCGTCGGTCACCGTGAAGATTGCCAGCTCCGGCTCCGCAATTTTTCCCTCTGCCAGCATCGTGTCCTGAAGCCAGTGCACCAGCCCTCCCCAGTACTCGGATCCGAACAGCACCACCGGGAAGTTCTGCGTCTTGCCGGTCTGGATCAGGGTCAGGGCCTCGAACAACTCGTCGAGCGTGCCGTATCCGCCGGGGAAGATCACGTAGCCCTCGGAGTACTTCACGAACATCAGCTTGCGGGCGAAGAAGTACTGGAACTGCAGGCCGATGTCGACGTAGGGGTTCATCTTCTGCTCGAAGGGCAGCTCGATGTTGCAGCCGATCGACACGCCGTTGCCTTCCTGGCACCCCCGGTTGGCCGCCTCCATCAGCCCCGGGCCCCCTCCGGTGATCACGGCAAAGCCCGCTTCGGCGAGCAGCCGGCCCACCTCCTGGGTCGCGGCGTACATCGGGTCCGACTCGACCACCCGGGCGGACCCGAAACAGCAGATGGAGGGCGGGATGTCGGCCAGCCCACCGAAGCCCTGGACAAACTCGGCCATGATCTTCAGCACCCGCCAGGGGTCGGTGTCGACGAAGGTCTGAGGTCGCTCGAGGAACCTGCGGTCCTCGGTGTCGCCCGTTTCCCCTCCGGCGAGCGGGAGGTCTTTGGTGTCGACGGGTTCTGGTTCCATCCGGGTCCTTCCTAGGAGCTTTTCTCCGAGGTTACCCTTCGCCCGCTACAACCCCCCGGTCGGCCTGCAAAACCTCTGTCAGCTCCTGGGTGAGGGCCTCCGCCAGGTCCGGCCGCCCGTGGTACGCCGCCGGGGTGTTCTGGAACACCTCGATCTTGAAGTGCCCACCCTGCTTGCTGAGCAGCAGGTGCTGGATGCTGTTGGTCTCGGGGTTGATCCCGGACCGGCCCGTGGGGACCATGCCGACAACCGCCCGGATGAGAACCAGCGGCGGAGCCACCTCACGGACCTCTCGAAGCTTGGCGACGTAGGACGCGGTTTGGTGGTCGGCGAAGATGCGCCCCAGCTCGGCGGCAATCTCCTCCCTGCCGTTCATCGAGGACCCGTCGAAACCCACCACGTTGCCGTCATCGGCGAAGAGGGCGGCGAAGCCCTCGGCGTCGTGGTTGTTCCATGCGTTGAGCAGCTGTTCGTAAACCCTGACCGCGTCGTGCACATTCGCCTCCGTTATTCGGTTTTCCTAATGTCTTCCCCTAACGAAACACAGGTCAAAGACATCCGCCAAATCCATCGTGTCACTCGCTCTGAGTGTCATCTCCCAAACGTCTGTTCGAGCAGATCTGAGCCGAACGGTGACGTACAAATCCTCAATCGTGTCGCCCTCTCTGGTTATCATTCACCAAACGTCTGTTCGATTGGGGAAAAGTTTGCGCGTAGACAACGGGCCGCTTCGGGTGCTGGGGATCGACCCCGGCCTGACCCGCATGGGTTACGGCGTGGTCCAGGAGACCCGGGGCAAGCTGGAGGCCCTGGCCTGCGGCACCCTGACCACCTCGCCCACGCAGGAGTCCTCGATCCGCCTGATGATGCTCTTCGAGCAGCTTCGGCTGGTGCTCACCGAGTGGCGGCCGGATGTCGTCGCCTGCGAGCGGCTGTTCTTCGCCGCCAACGCCCTGTCTGCCGTGCCGGCGGTTCAGGCGAGCGGCATAGCACTTCTCCTGGCCGCCCAGTCGGGCCTGCAGGTGACCGAGTACACCCCCCTTCAGGTCAAGCAAGCGGTGGTTGGCAACGGAACCGCGAGCAAAAAACAGGTCCAGTACATGGTCGAGCGGCTGGTCGGCGGCTATCCGGCTCCCGACTCGGCAGACGCTGCAGACGCTCTCGGCGTGGCCATTACCCACCTCAGTTCGCGGCGGCTGGCCGGGCTGACGGCGGCAAGATGAGGAGGAACGAATGATCTCGTCGGTACGCGGCACCATCACCGAACTCGGCCTGGGGGCGGTCGAGGTCGACGTCAACGGGGTGGGCTACTACGTAGCGGTCTCGTCGTCGACCATCCGCAACCTGCGCCTCGGCGAAAGGGTGCGCCTACTGACCCAGATGGTGGTGAGGGAGGACTCGATGTCCCTCTACGGATTTCCCGACATGGAGCAGCGCGAGCTGTTTCGCTGCCTGACCGGGGTCACCGGGGTCGGGCCGAAGCTGGCGCTGGCCGTCCTCGGACACCTCAAGCCGGATGCTCTTAGGCGGGCCATCGCCTCTTCCGACGTCGACGCCCTGGTCGAGGTCCCCGGGGTCGGCAAACGCAGCGCTCAACGGATGATCCTCGAGCTCAAGACCCAGCTCGGCATCCCGGACTCCGGGTTCGAGGCGACCGGCTCCAAGCTGGCCGAGGTGCGGGAGGCGTTGATCGGCCTCGGCTACGCGCCGGCCGAACTTTCCGAGGTGCTCGAGAAGCTGGCCGACGATGAGGGCCCGGTCGAGGACCTGGTCAAGTCCGCACTCAAGGCGCTTTCCACGGTATGAGCGACACCGAGCCCCGAGGAGTCCTGGCCACCGGTCAGGACAACGAAGACGAGGCCATCGAGTGGTCGCTTCGGCCTACTCGGCTCCACGAGTTCGTCGGCCAGACGGCCACCAAGGAGCACCTCGCGATCATCCTGGAGGCCGCCAAGGGACGGGGTGAGTCCCCCGACCACCTGCTGTTCGCCGGCAGCCCCGGCCTGGGCAAGACCACCCTGGCCAACATCGTCGCCTCTGAGCTTGGGGTGGGCATCAAAGCCACCTCGGGGCCGGCTCTGGTCCGGGCGGGCGACCTGGCGGCCATTCTCACCAACCTCCAGGAGGGCGATGTCTTCTTCATCGACGAGATCCACCGCCTGGCCCGGCCGGTAGAGGAGATCCTTTACGCCGCCATGGAGGATTTCGGGCTGGACCTCGTCGTGGGCAAAGGCCCGGCGGCCCGGTCGATCCGGCT harbors:
- the pdxT gene encoding pyridoxal 5'-phosphate synthase glutaminase subunit PdxT, encoding MVADPRIGVLALQGDFAEHLAVLESCGYRHFTVRSCMDLEQADALIIPGGESTTMLKLVDRYELRDAMVKRVESGMPVFGTCAGAIVLADRVSDGERTLGVWDMHVERNAYGRQAESFEADIEVSGLDEPVRGIFIRAPIITGAVGTTVMATHRDQPVLVRKDNLLAATFHPELAGETRIHRWFVENLCAGKE
- a CDS encoding YebC/PmpR family DNA-binding transcriptional regulator, whose protein sequence is MSGHSKWATTKHQKAVKDQRRGKLFAKTIRIVEVAAREGGGNPDANPTLADAISRARAISMPSDTIERAVKRGTGDLEGVKYETLIYEGYAPGGVAVLIEVLTDNRNRAAADVRRVFTKNGGTLGDPGSVAWMFTKKGVVLIPVASVTEDDLMMAAMEAGADDIVQDGDYWQVTCDPTDLQQLKVGLAEAGIEPESARFSMEPNVSVPLDKDSADKVLKLMDALDDEDDVQEIYANFEISDEIMAEING
- a CDS encoding TIGR00730 family Rossman fold protein translates to MEPEPVDTKDLPLAGGETGDTEDRRFLERPQTFVDTDPWRVLKIMAEFVQGFGGLADIPPSICCFGSARVVESDPMYAATQEVGRLLAEAGFAVITGGGPGLMEAANRGCQEGNGVSIGCNIELPFEQKMNPYVDIGLQFQYFFARKLMFVKYSEGYVIFPGGYGTLDELFEALTLIQTGKTQNFPVVLFGSEYWGGLVHWLQDTMLAEGKIAEPELAIFTVTDDPTEVVPIIKAALKRKG
- a CDS encoding SgcJ/EcaC family oxidoreductase; this encodes MHDAVRVYEQLLNAWNNHDAEGFAALFADDGNVVGFDGSSMNGREEIAAELGRIFADHQTASYVAKLREVREVAPPLVLIRAVVGMVPTGRSGINPETNSIQHLLLSKQGGHFKIEVFQNTPAAYHGRPDLAEALTQELTEVLQADRGVVAGEG
- the ruvC gene encoding crossover junction endodeoxyribonuclease RuvC gives rise to the protein MRVDNGPLRVLGIDPGLTRMGYGVVQETRGKLEALACGTLTTSPTQESSIRLMMLFEQLRLVLTEWRPDVVACERLFFAANALSAVPAVQASGIALLLAAQSGLQVTEYTPLQVKQAVVGNGTASKKQVQYMVERLVGGYPAPDSADAADALGVAITHLSSRRLAGLTAAR
- the ruvA gene encoding Holliday junction branch migration protein RuvA, encoding MISSVRGTITELGLGAVEVDVNGVGYYVAVSSSTIRNLRLGERVRLLTQMVVREDSMSLYGFPDMEQRELFRCLTGVTGVGPKLALAVLGHLKPDALRRAIASSDVDALVEVPGVGKRSAQRMILELKTQLGIPDSGFEATGSKLAEVREALIGLGYAPAELSEVLEKLADDEGPVEDLVKSALKALSTV